gtaaccgtatcggtaacctaatatcagctgattcgaacaacctaggaatcaatgtaatcgattattggtgctttatcgtaacgccaaccaattggttttttggttttccgccgtaacgataaacagctgattagctttttcctttatttcatttgattgttttGCTTTAATTTTGCGATTGTTTCTATATTTATTGTATTCTGCTGTTTGGTGAGTTatcattttacattttttaagaaaatattaattaaGATTGCGTTCATAGCTTAGCAAAATGGATGACAATCTAATTCAGCTGGTGCGAGACTGCCCTTGCCTCTATGACAAGACACACAAAGATTTTAAAGATTCCAACCAAAAGAGACTAGCGTGGATACAAATTGGGAGTAATCTAGGAGTTGATGGTAACTTCTTcgttattatttagatatgtacatatatacatacatccttAAATACATTCCCTCACTAAAGAAAGCGTAGCGATGAAGCGATGGGGAAACCTCCGGGAACGCTTTGGTAAAGAATTGCGCAATTCAAACAGAGCTTCTGGAAGTGGTGCTGTTAACGGAAGGCAGTGGGAGCTGATGGAAAGCCTCCAATTTTTAAGAGGGCACATTGTTCCTAGGCCGTAAGTAATGTGTAGTGTATTAGCATTTTGTGTATGCATATTATCAACACTTTTTTTTAACAGAATGCGGCAAAGCTCTCAAATGCTTGATTGTGGTTCAAAGGAAGTATGTTTAAGTTTTTCCGAGTCCCTCATCTGCAGTACACCCACTCCACAGTCTTCTCCAATTCCTTCAGCTCAGCCACCGGCCTCTGAGCCTTCAACAATTACGCCATCTGAGCATGCACCAATCAGTATTCCGCCAGTTGAGCCATCAACAATTCCGCCCACTGAGCCATCAACAATTCCGCCCGCTGAGGTTTCAACAGATTCGTCTGCACCGTCAACGTCTCGACGAAAACGAGCTGCTGATAAACGTGATGATTTAGACGCTGCTATCCTTGATACAATAAAAACGTTCAAGGAAGTATGTGAACGCAAGGCTCGTCGCGAAGAGTTCAGCTCAGATGTGCGTGGATTTGGGTTGATGATGTGCTCAGCAATTTCCAAGTTAAGGGAGTCAAGACAGGCAATGGTGATGCAGCGCTGCACTGAAATAGTTATGCAGGCTCAAATTGAAGAGCACGACGAAGCGCAGTATGAAATATGCTATGAGCCCACAGGGGTATTCGGAATACAGCTGATCCGTTCCAATGAAGCGAGATCCATATACAGATAGAAATttaaaggccgtgacacaatgacatttttaatatagaagcgtttaacacaagcttatgcatgcCAATAATATCGCcataatcaaccaagatgttgcgtttgtaaatatggtaattctttactttagctcacaacagcTAAAACTCGTCGAAATATCGgtagaggtatcaaaagacgcgttttgatctcagggccacgaatccgaaagcgaaaatttaaaattttatttctgtcaaaagatattttcaaaaaaccggtaaatggccccggagcgctccgaaggcggaaaagaaaaattgtatctctgcccgaagatatttgcagttgaagttgacgattttcatgtggctgttgggtaatagtctagttgaggggtcgactgctaatacgctaccaaaactatcgagagaggtgtcaaaagacgcgtattaatctcgagaataaTAATCTGAACGTGGAAAAGAAAAactgtatctctgtccggagatatttgcagttgaagttggcgatcttcatgtggttgttgttgtgtttgtacccacaaaaaaaattgtacaccaccgtggcggtagccacggttataccacacacccggactaggcatggcgtagcccagggttagtttttataagcgcggccgaaggccgccaacgcagaaatgtgttctgcgcaaaaattctatggatccaacccccggtttcggaggtacccgcgggtcttttatcggtttttcgtcaatatcttttgaacgattaaaaatttttattttccgccttcagattattaatactgatgtcaagacgcgtcgtttgacacctctcttgatatttttgttaGCATATTAGTAgtcaacccctcaactagactattaccggttgttgtaatgttgttgtacccacaaaaaaaattgtgaacataagtgttttgtgcggatatagttttggtctccaaaccggtgttggacccacccagggtaattttttataagcgccaACGCATAAAGGTGttgtgcgcaaaaatactatggataccaccccccgtttcggaggtacccgctggtcttttttcggttttttgttaatatcttttgaacgagttaaaatttttattttccgcctacggattattaatactgatgtcaagacgcgttgtTTCACACCTCTCTAGACTTTTACCCAATTTTGGCGGAGCCTCTTTCCTTTTTGCGTcgtccattttttaatttttttacaatttggcGAGacaggacctacatattttataacGACTCAGAAAGGCATCTGCAAAACACACGAACTTTGACTGAGAagctttcatggcagatatacactcggattGTTTGCAAAATCACAGCCTAGAGCCCACCCGGCTTAGAAAAACGTTAGcctaattgaaaaaacattttctaaACTTTCGATACTGCTTAACCCTGGAGGTGAACCCGCGACCTTagctgtggtaggcggagtatgctttcaccacaccacggcggctttcTAAACACTTTTGCCATTGAAACGACAGCAATCGCATTAAGATGCCTTCACAAGAGTCGAATGCCTGGTCGATTTTTCACGCAGTCTTGATTCCCACAGATAGACTTTGGATGAAAATCAGGGGCAACTGTACAGCAGAACAATGACGGGTAGTACCGTAGAATGCGATAAAAGATTTGACGCCTTCATGTTCACATCAGGGAGCTTTCTTAACAACAAACTCTTTACGGAGCAAAGGCTTTCTTCCAGTACGAGTTGTGTTGTGGGTTGAACGATAAATAGACCAATGTGAAAAGTTGGCAGGATTAGGGGCGTAAATTCAGGACATTGCCATGACAGGACAGAAACCGGTAATGTCAGTAGGCAAATTTTATTATAGTATATCAGATGCTCGAGGCAAAAACCCGTTCCATTTGTTTGCCGACAGCTGCGAAGGCATTACTGAATAATTGACCCGTCTACCCTAGCAGCCAGTTTAAGGCAGCGGGAGAGACATTTGAGCCAATTTCAATTTCAACAAACGGTTCGAAATCCGTCTGCAAAGTTTTTTGCTTACTGCAATCCAACCTTACCTAccacagacgaggctctggcgattgaggggcggaatggcctagaaggttcaatgtggtatattaaatcgttcccgagatggtttgtaccttaatggtgcttgttaccggaacgcactGGATTTATATCTGGCAAAGGGCTATCAACAtcaataatactccccaaaaccttcggggatcgTCTTTGTTATTACAACAGCATGACAAAAACAATTCTctgctaaaaaaattattttcgttaaaaatttatttatatatactattTTAAAAAGAGAAAGTTACATGCAAACACTACATtagtagtaaaaaaaattaaatattaagttTATAAGAGGTGGCATATGGATTTTACCTTAATAATAAGTAAATATCCTCAAAATAATactgttaatttttttcttattgctaTGCAGCATATTTGTGCTAAGTCTAATATTAAGAAGAGCGTAAATATCGACGATAAGTTTTTCTATATTACTTTCTTATGGCAagatattataatttataattaggtatgtatataaaaatttcaaTACTTTGCTTATGTACTTTCAATGCCTTGACTTATTGTAAGTAATGGGAGGGGGTTTGATAGATTAAGATTaattatatattagatattaatATTCGTTCAGTGATCATAAAATGTAAGTACATGGTTGGGTATGCTGTATTATACGATTGTATGTATATGCGAAGATATACTGACTCAAATTGTCATTATTGTGCCAAACTTCAGTCTATTATAAACAGCTCCATTTTCATTCCAATATTAAGTAGCGTCTAATCAAATGCAACTTTTCGAGTAAATGAGGTGAGCGATGAAATTTCAGTAGGATTCGAATCGGATGGTAAGTGACTAAATTCAATTTCTTCACTTGCTGCTGCTGCAACAATGTTTTCATTTGATTGTGTTGTTTCGTCCGAATTATTGGACGGCCACTGTTTATGACTTGGTGCGTAGAGTATAagcaaagaaaatatataaatgttcCACATGCCGTAAACACCTGTTAAGAAAGCTGATGTTAATTGTATTTCCATATCTTCATCCCATTTCCATTGTCCTTCTGCAACTTGACCCATTATAAAACCGGCAACGGTTAATCCCGCACAAATAAGTGTAGCCAACATAAGAAATTTGAAGCGGTATATGAGACCTAGAAGAATATTATATTAAGTGGTTTTAATTATTTGATTTATAATATGATAATACATAACGCCACCGAGGACAAACGGAAAAAACAACGGGATAGAAATTacccttatacatatatgtacagtaacatgggtcgatttgtatggacgaaagttaaccggtattgcgccatcgatttttcgataggatttggattcaggaaaaaaagttccattacgcatacacaaaaaataattttcgagcctgcgaaaaaaaattgcgaaagggtaaatttttcgaccaaaacactccccaaaacccaaaaaatatttttttttaaactgttgaaaaacgttggcgataaccgtttttttgaaaaaaaaatttttttttgggtttcggggagtgttttggacgaaaaatttaccctttcggcatttttttttcgcaggctcaaaaataatttttttggtagtggaactttttttccagagtccaaatcttatcgaaaaatcgatggcgcgatttcggttaataaatcgacccagtctaatgcacagtcatgtacatatataaccaGAATTAACATACATTTGTTATAATACAACACTTAATACCACGAACATGTTTTTACAAAAACTGaacaaccaaaaatttaatacgtTTGGTACCTGAAGATTGTAAAAccacaaataaattttaataactgaactaaattcaaattgaaataatattttgtattcttcTCAACAACCAAATCACTTAAATACGTCGGAATACAACCTGGTTTATGAGGATCTAAGAATCCCTACCACAgaaatcaaatataaaaaaaaaaacaagtaaagatgttcaagttcgggtgtaaccgaacattatatactcagcgtgagcttgaattgcacatttcatttcagataaattacttttctacataacacgtggcaccgcccgtttaaaatgTCTCccctttcctcttacaataaaacttgataagtgaaatatcattgattcaaaactattttttgctaagttatcgcttattattctagtctacgacccttttaaaccttttaaacttgttttatatcaagttgccgtggtctttaaccgatcccgtccatttttactagaaatattttctgctataaggaaaatatgtgtacccaatttttttacgatatgtaaatttttcttcgagttgtggctctcgaaacattgaaaattgcttagacaaaaaaggggcggtgccacgcacattttttcaaatttaagtgttttacaatttaatgttataattaaatttaaaaagtaaaattctattgatacaaagctcttttttcgctaagatatagcttattattctcgtccattttttctagaaatatttcttgctatagggaaaatttatgtacccaattttattaagatccgttaatttttcttcgagttatggctcccgaaacatagaaaattgcttagttataaaaggggcgttgccatgcccattttttttttttttaattttaagtttttcctatttattgttataaatccaattgggaaatgaaataccaatgttataaagctcttttttttgcaaagataacgTGTTTttatattcgtccacgacccttttaaaaatcttttatataaaagttggcgtgttccttaaccgatttcgttaatttttcttccaagcattccttatagtaaaggtaacctctctgccgaattttgttacgataggtttaacgatttttgatttatgatcaatatttgtaaaattgattttatcacaagtgggcggggccacggtcatttttcaaatttttttcaagtgtctcaatatcagtccacatgtcaaatttcagcattctaggcgtattatttactaaataatcatgttttttgtgttttccaaaatgctatatagataaaaagtgggcgcgattatcatctgatttcgctcattttcaataccaatctattctggttccagataagctcgtgtaccaaatttgctgaagatatctcaatatttactcaagttatcgtgttaacgcacaaacggacggacatggctccatcaaattttttttcgatactgattatttggATATagggaagtttatatctatctcgattcctttatacctgtacaaccaaccgttatccaattaaagttaatatactctgtgtgcaaagcacgctgagtataaaaaagacgtATGCTTGCTTTAAGTTGAGTGCTCATTGGGCTGTGTTTTCGTGTATCCGTAAAATGTTGTTGAATGGGATTAGAAGTTTTTACTGATGGTACGACAATatgcatttattattattatatatttgggcttaaaataaattttaaaactaaCAAAAGAGAGCCCTAGCTGCTATGGCTATCAGCTCACAATATGTATTTAAAGTTCTAATGTTCTCAACTAATTTGCAGCTCACCTTCATAATGTAACCGACGTGCACTGGACATAGATGGTAACGATGTACGTTTTGCACCAATATTCTTGAAAACCTTCCAAACCATAAAGCAAAGAAAGAGGAAATAAATACCGGCAGAAATTCCAGCCAAAATAATGAAACTCATAGCGACGCGAGCGCCAAATGGAGTATTCCAGATAGAATAGAATGGATTACGCATTTGTACACCTCGTTCACATATATCAAAAATGAAGAGTGATAAACATCCGACAACAACAGCTGATAAGTGTTTCCAATAGCGGGATCGTATTGTCGATTTATATGGGGAGTCTTGAATAAGCATGTGTTCTCCAGCAAAAACAAGCCAAAACGATAACAACATTGCATAAAATACGCCTTGACGAATATCACTCAATAGGAGCAAATATGGCATTTCAATGAACAAAGACAAATATTCCAAAGGAAAATTGAGGAAGGTCAAGGCGGCACCAAGATAGATAAGCATGTATTCTAGAAGTGCTGGGGAACGTTGTAGTATATGCACACGACGCCAAAACCAAACCATGATGGCAACTACAAATGGGAATAGTACCGTTTTTAGCGATAGCCAAACTTTAGTGAAACCACCATTTTGATGTATGACTGTAAGTGTTAAATCGTGCATATGGCCCAAGTTGAGATTCATTTTCATATCGGTATCAATCGGAAAACGCAAATTAAGCAAATAAAAATCATGATGCAGATCGCCCAACTCAAATAGAGGTACCATATCACAAGAAAATAAAGATTCTTCCTGACTTGCTGTTTTTAAACTACAATCTAAATAACGTCGCTCCAGAGAATGTGCATATAGCTTCCAGTCATTTTGTCTGTCGCCTTTATTTCTGAAAAGGTAAgcatatattaaattaaataattttaaaaatatctatTATTAACCTGTAAGCTAGGCGCGCGTCTATAGTGATTTGCATATCTTTTGGAGGTGCAATCCGTGACACGTCCGCATCGTACGCAATATCCATTTGCAATACTCCAATTAAATTTTGCTGCCAACGGGAGTAGTCCAATTCTTCACCACGCGGCAGAggcatttgaaaaatatatacgATTTCATTTGCCATTTTTGTATCATGCCTCTCAATTTCTTCTTGGGAAACGGATGCACATTTGCCAACACCGCGTAGATGCAACCAGAAAGTAGTGTCATTTTGACGCTTTGGTGTATCTTTGCATACCATACCCAATATCACTTGATGACCGGCTGGTAGTGGCGCGAGTAGACCACCCAAAAGAAAACAAAGTGTTTGACTTAAAAGTAAAAGCGTAACCAATGCGGACAGCTTACGACC
The Eurosta solidaginis isolate ZX-2024a chromosome 5, ASM4086904v1, whole genome shotgun sequence DNA segment above includes these coding regions:
- the LOC137252637 gene encoding transcription factor Adf-1-like — protein: MDDNLIQLVRDCPCLYDKTHKDFKDSNQKRLAWIQIGSNLGVDESVAMKRWGNLRERFGKELRNSNRASGSGAVNGRQWELMESLQFLRGHIVPRPMRQSSQMLDCGSKEVCLSFSESLICSTPTPQSSPIPSAQPPASEPSTITPSEHAPISIPPVEPSTIPPTEPSTIPPAEVSTDSSAPSTSRRKRAADKRDDLDAAILDTIKTFKEVCERKARREEFSSDVRGFGLMMCSAISKLRESRQAMVMQRCTEIVMQAQIEEHDEAQYEICYEPTGVFGIQLIRSNEARSIYR
- the wls gene encoding protein wntless, which translates into the protein MAGTILENLSGRKLSALVTLLLLSQTLCFLLGGLLAPLPAGHQVILGMVCKDTPKRQNDTTFWLHLRGVGKCASVSQEEIERHDTKMANEIVYIFQMPLPRGEELDYSRWQQNLIGVLQMDIAYDADVSRIAPPKDMQITIDARLAYRNKGDRQNDWKLYAHSLERRYLDCSLKTASQEESLFSCDMVPLFELGDLHHDFYLLNLRFPIDTDMKMNLNLGHMHDLTLTVIHQNGGFTKVWLSLKTVLFPFVVAIMVWFWRRVHILQRSPALLEYMLIYLGAALTFLNFPLEYLSLFIEMPYLLLLSDIRQGVFYAMLLSFWLVFAGEHMLIQDSPYKSTIRSRYWKHLSAVVVGCLSLFIFDICERGVQMRNPFYSIWNTPFGARVAMSFIILAGISAGIYFLFLCFMVWKVFKNIGAKRTSLPSMSSARRLHYEGLIYRFKFLMLATLICAGLTVAGFIMGQVAEGQWKWDEDMEIQLTSAFLTGVYGMWNIYIFSLLILYAPSHKQWPSNNSDETTQSNENIVAAAASEEIEFSHLPSDSNPTEISSLTSFTRKVAFD